In the genome of Desulfovibrio desulfuricans, one region contains:
- a CDS encoding acyl-CoA dehydrogenase, producing MDFRLTEEQELLLASVREMMQRDFPDEYFRKCDLDRRFPVEFMTAMAENGISLLGVPEEFDGVPADMLTQMLIIEELARMGGTGYLLTNALCVHNMVSWGSRDQLEKTVESAQKGIPAYSLLFTEPQAGSDNNLLATTATRSNGKVYLNGQKTFITGARDFPYMLVLARDAEPKDPKRCFTMWWVDPQAPGVKIQDLVKIGWHQISNCEVYFDNVELEESAMVGKEGYGFIHLMKNFEIERLVIAAYACGMARCAYEDAVRYANQRQQFGQSIGQFQMIQEKIVDMAIQIENMHNFVCKVAWQNDNNETLRISSALCKRFCAKTAGEVIDAAMQVMGGVGYTEDVRISRLWRDVRITRMAGGTDEIMVYIAARQILKEYEG from the coding sequence ATGGATTTCAGGCTTACGGAAGAACAGGAACTGCTGCTCGCCAGCGTGCGCGAAATGATGCAGCGCGACTTTCCTGACGAGTATTTTCGCAAGTGCGACCTTGATCGCCGCTTTCCCGTGGAATTTATGACCGCCATGGCGGAAAACGGCATTTCCCTGCTGGGTGTTCCCGAAGAGTTTGACGGCGTCCCTGCTGACATGTTGACCCAGATGCTGATCATTGAAGAGCTGGCCCGCATGGGCGGCACTGGCTATCTGCTGACCAACGCCTTGTGCGTGCACAACATGGTGAGCTGGGGCAGCAGGGATCAGCTGGAAAAAACCGTGGAGAGCGCCCAAAAGGGCATTCCGGCCTATTCTCTGCTGTTTACCGAACCGCAGGCCGGTTCGGACAACAATCTGCTTGCCACCACCGCCACGCGCAGCAACGGCAAGGTGTACCTCAATGGGCAAAAGACCTTTATCACCGGTGCGCGCGACTTTCCCTACATGCTTGTGCTGGCCCGCGACGCCGAGCCCAAGGATCCCAAGCGCTGCTTTACCATGTGGTGGGTTGATCCCCAGGCTCCCGGCGTAAAAATTCAGGACCTTGTCAAGATCGGCTGGCACCAGATCAGCAACTGCGAAGTGTACTTTGACAACGTGGAGCTTGAAGAAAGCGCCATGGTCGGCAAGGAAGGCTACGGCTTCATCCACTTGATGAAGAATTTTGAAATCGAACGCCTTGTCATTGCCGCCTATGCCTGCGGCATGGCGCGCTGCGCATACGAAGACGCCGTGCGCTACGCCAACCAGCGGCAGCAGTTTGGTCAGTCCATCGGCCAGTTCCAGATGATTCAGGAAAAGATCGTGGACATGGCCATACAGATCGAGAACATGCACAACTTTGTCTGCAAAGTGGCATGGCAGAACGACAACAACGAGACGTTGCGTATTTCTTCCGCCCTGTGCAAGCGCTTTTGCGCCAAAACCGCTGGCGAAGTCATTGATGCCGCCATGCAGGTCATGGGCGGGGTTGGCTACACCGAAGACGTGCGCATCTCCCGCCTCTGGCGCGACGTGCGCATTACCCGCATGGCTGGCGGCACTGACGAGATCATGGTCTACATCGCCGCCCGGCAGATTTTGAAAGAATATGAGGGCTAG
- a CDS encoding MBL fold metallo-hydrolase, with protein MVFEELPGLFRIEVPLPGSPLKQLNAYLVRGHDRHLLVDNGFNMAECEQALRQALQELDVPVEKLDFFLTHLHSDHNGLTSVLRTPEARIFCSEKDGNHINRFIEDEHVWTNMMRSLGKHGFPDCALDELLRSHPGRIYASPEPLPITPVSDGQLVTCGNYIFMVIDVPGHTPGHVALFDPQRRFLICGDHVLGSITPNITAWADVEDSLGDYLRSLDKILRLPVQQSYPGHRAIIPDTHVRVRQLHNHHERRLSEVLAIVGKLGTVSAFAVAARMHWALRGTWESYRVQQQCFAVGEAVAHLDHLAVLGRLRRMEDVAGSVTYAEVQTSDRGTSRP; from the coding sequence ATGGTTTTTGAAGAATTGCCCGGTTTATTCCGCATAGAAGTGCCGTTGCCTGGCAGCCCCTTGAAACAGCTCAACGCGTATCTGGTCAGAGGCCATGATCGGCACCTGCTTGTGGATAACGGCTTCAACATGGCCGAGTGCGAGCAAGCCCTGCGTCAGGCGCTGCAAGAGCTGGATGTCCCGGTGGAAAAGCTGGATTTTTTTCTCACCCATCTGCACAGCGATCACAACGGCCTCACCTCGGTGTTGCGTACGCCGGAAGCGCGCATTTTTTGCAGTGAAAAAGACGGCAACCATATCAACAGGTTTATTGAAGACGAACACGTCTGGACAAACATGATGCGTAGCCTGGGGAAGCACGGCTTTCCCGATTGCGCGCTGGACGAGCTGCTGCGCTCGCACCCGGGTAGAATCTACGCCTCGCCGGAACCGTTGCCCATCACGCCGGTGAGCGATGGGCAACTTGTCACCTGCGGCAACTACATTTTTATGGTCATTGACGTGCCTGGGCACACGCCGGGGCATGTGGCGCTTTTTGATCCGCAACGGCGCTTTCTTATCTGCGGCGACCACGTGCTTGGTTCCATCACGCCCAATATTACGGCCTGGGCCGATGTGGAAGATTCCCTGGGCGATTACCTGCGCAGCCTCGACAAAATTTTGCGCCTGCCCGTACAGCAGTCCTACCCCGGCCACCGCGCCATTATCCCCGATACCCACGTGCGCGTGCGGCAACTGCATAATCACCACGAAAGAAGACTGAGCGAGGTGCTCGCCATAGTTGGCAAGCTTGGCACCGTGTCGGCCTTTGCCGTAGCTGCGCGCATGCACTGGGCCCTGCGGGGCACCTGGGAGAGCTACAGGGTGCAGCAGCAGTGTTTTGCGGTGGGCGAGGCCGTGGCGCACCTTGATCATCTGGCAGTGCTCGGCAGGCTGCGGCGCATGGAAGATGTTGCGGGAAGCGTAACCTACGCCGAAGTGCAAACTTCTGACCGCGGAACCTCGCGGCCTTAA
- a CDS encoding MFS transporter, producing the protein MSDAIGNRRWWTLGLFFLCYTVLYMARASVSMAGPSMIAFYGWSKTEFGLVSTAFFLGYASTMVLGGVLADKFGGGRVLCVAAVLWSVFVFITPLPLGVPLVLMIVVRAGCGMAQGVALPSMTSMIAKWVPKKESGVAQGVSLIGVAAGLAVTMPLAAWVINTWGWQKVFYAFSILGPIWVLIWLKFGYQSPAEDPNISSSELNYIHGAAAASAAQAASVSADDPDQMLTAKEAYAQPAVWFGAISFLCTHFLFYLFMTWLPTYFADGRGLSVTGSAVSSMLPYVAAMFTYPIGGLLADKCAVYFGDNIGRKILPCVGLIASAALLYLATTASSTMAATALVSASNGFLCLTMGGFYSIPIVFSKRHAGKLVGIWATFASIGGILAPTVTGVLVDKYGYDFALSFGAGTAVLGALMLVFVRVAPFGEAVARTRNA; encoded by the coding sequence ATGTCTGATGCAATCGGTAACAGAAGATGGTGGACACTTGGCCTGTTCTTTTTGTGTTACACGGTGCTCTATATGGCCCGAGCCAGCGTTTCCATGGCCGGGCCTTCCATGATCGCCTTCTACGGCTGGTCAAAAACTGAATTTGGTCTTGTTTCTACGGCCTTCTTTCTTGGGTATGCCAGCACCATGGTGCTGGGCGGGGTTCTGGCCGACAAGTTTGGCGGCGGCAGGGTGCTGTGCGTGGCTGCCGTGCTTTGGTCCGTCTTTGTTTTTATCACGCCGCTGCCTCTGGGCGTGCCGCTGGTGCTGATGATCGTTGTGCGTGCTGGCTGCGGTATGGCTCAGGGCGTGGCCCTGCCATCCATGACCAGCATGATAGCCAAGTGGGTTCCCAAAAAGGAATCGGGGGTGGCCCAGGGCGTTTCGCTCATCGGCGTGGCAGCCGGTCTTGCCGTGACCATGCCCTTGGCTGCCTGGGTCATCAATACCTGGGGCTGGCAGAAGGTCTTTTATGCCTTTTCGATTCTTGGGCCCATCTGGGTGCTGATATGGCTCAAGTTTGGCTACCAGTCACCGGCTGAAGACCCCAATATTTCCAGCTCGGAGCTCAACTACATTCACGGCGCTGCCGCCGCTTCTGCTGCGCAGGCTGCCTCCGTATCCGCCGATGACCCGGACCAGATGCTGACCGCCAAGGAGGCCTACGCCCAGCCCGCCGTGTGGTTTGGCGCCATATCCTTCCTGTGCACGCACTTTCTGTTCTACCTCTTTATGACCTGGCTGCCCACGTACTTTGCCGACGGGCGCGGCCTTTCCGTTACGGGCAGCGCTGTTTCGTCCATGCTGCCTTATGTCGCCGCCATGTTTACGTACCCCATTGGCGGTCTGCTGGCCGACAAGTGCGCCGTTTACTTTGGCGACAACATTGGCCGCAAGATTCTGCCCTGCGTGGGCCTTATCGCCTCCGCCGCGCTGCTGTATCTGGCCACCACTGCCTCCAGCACCATGGCCGCCACGGCGCTGGTTTCGGCCTCCAACGGTTTTCTCTGCCTGACCATGGGCGGGTTCTATTCCATCCCCATCGTTTTTTCCAAGCGCCATGCGGGCAAGCTCGTTGGCATCTGGGCCACCTTTGCCTCGATTGGCGGCATTCTTGCCCCCACGGTCACAGGCGTGCTGGTGGACAAGTACGGCTATGATTTTGCCCTCAGCTTTGGCGCGGGCACAGCCGTACTTGGCGCGCTGATGCTCGTCTTTGTGCGGGTGGCCCCCTTTGGTGAGGCCGTTGCCCGTACGCGCAACGCGTAA
- a CDS encoding CaiB/BaiF CoA transferase family protein, producing MTRHKPLEGVRVVELATYAAAPAALRVLADWGAEVWKVESFDGDPYRRQAPVFNIPLMEDENLSFDMTSLNKKFVALNLKNAGGMQALHSMLQNADVLVTSFRQKALDKLGLSYDVLKDKYPRLVMAQMFGYGDKGPEKDTAGYDVTCYVARGGILGSFHERGTSPINEPNAFGDYQVALTLASGICAALYAREKTGKGDRVVTSLFHQALWAMSVPIMSSQYGNTYPKSRMEVANPFNNTYRTSDDRWLIICVPDYDVYFRKMMGLFGREDVFEDEDINTIGNVLARKTQSKAIGIIGESMGKKPLAEWLKIFKENDVPCEKGALPSEILDDPQAWAIDGLRKVTYPSGNERVITTTPVRFESMGDPDAVIARGLGADTASVLKDCGYPDADIGKMQQDKAIICG from the coding sequence ATGACAAGGCACAAACCGTTGGAGGGCGTCAGGGTTGTGGAGTTGGCTACCTATGCGGCGGCGCCTGCTGCGCTGCGCGTTCTGGCCGACTGGGGGGCTGAGGTGTGGAAGGTCGAATCGTTTGACGGCGATCCCTACCGCCGCCAGGCGCCGGTTTTCAACATTCCCCTGATGGAAGACGAAAATCTGTCCTTTGATATGACCAGCCTGAACAAAAAATTTGTGGCGCTCAATCTCAAGAACGCCGGGGGCATGCAGGCCCTGCACAGCATGCTGCAAAATGCCGATGTGCTGGTGACCAGCTTTCGCCAGAAGGCTCTGGACAAACTGGGGCTCAGCTATGACGTCCTGAAAGACAAATACCCTCGCCTGGTCATGGCCCAGATGTTTGGCTATGGCGACAAAGGTCCCGAAAAGGATACCGCCGGTTATGACGTGACCTGCTACGTGGCGCGCGGCGGTATCCTCGGGTCATTCCACGAACGCGGAACCTCGCCCATCAACGAGCCAAACGCCTTTGGCGATTATCAGGTGGCCCTTACCCTTGCCTCCGGTATTTGCGCGGCCCTGTATGCCCGCGAAAAGACCGGCAAGGGCGACCGCGTGGTCACTTCGCTTTTTCATCAGGCACTCTGGGCCATGTCTGTGCCCATCATGTCCTCGCAGTACGGCAACACGTACCCCAAGTCGCGCATGGAAGTGGCAAACCCCTTCAACAATACCTACCGCACCAGCGATGACCGCTGGCTGATAATCTGCGTGCCCGACTACGACGTGTATTTCCGCAAGATGATGGGCCTCTTTGGGCGCGAAGACGTCTTCGAAGATGAAGACATCAACACCATCGGCAATGTGCTGGCCCGCAAAACTCAGTCCAAGGCCATCGGCATCATCGGCGAATCCATGGGCAAAAAGCCCCTGGCCGAATGGCTCAAGATCTTTAAGGAAAATGACGTTCCCTGCGAAAAGGGCGCGCTGCCTTCCGAAATTCTTGATGATCCCCAGGCATGGGCCATCGACGGCCTGCGCAAGGTCACCTACCCCAGCGGCAACGAACGCGTCATCACCACCACCCCCGTGCGATTTGAAAGCATGGGCGACCCTGACGCCGTCATTGCCCGTGGCCTTGGTGCGGATACTGCCTCGGTGCTCAAAGACTGCGGCTACCCCGACGCCGACATCGGCAAGATGCAGCAGGATAAGGCCATCATCTGCGGCTAG
- a CDS encoding FAD-dependent oxidoreductase, translated as MSEDQVDLIVVGAGPAGSTAALVAARAGLDTLLIERGNFAGAKNMTGGRLYAHSLEKLLPGFAEEAPVERVVTRERISMLNETDAVTVEYAAPRSQVAASRSYTVLRTSFDQWLCSKAEEAGAQLVPGVRVDELLVRDGKVCGVRAGDETLEARAVILADGVNSLLGTQLGMVRAVNTHTCAVGVKEVLEFTPQQMADRFACTGNEGTAWLFAGMPSGGYMGGGFLYTNASSVSLGVVFGLHNMDKVGKSVPQMLEDFRSHPAVAPLLEGGKLVEYSAHVVPEGGYAMVPDLVRDGVLLAGDAAGLCLNVGYTVRGMDLAIASGEAAAQAVIAAKQHDDFSAAGFGGYRQALEDSFVLKDLKLYRNLPHTLDNNRIFSAYPDMAAGIMADMFNVNGPSAPLRNKLWGRAKNVGLLNLLKDGINVMRSL; from the coding sequence ATGTCTGAAGATCAAGTTGACCTCATCGTAGTAGGCGCAGGCCCGGCGGGCAGCACTGCGGCGCTGGTGGCAGCACGTGCCGGACTGGACACGCTGCTCATTGAGCGCGGCAATTTTGCGGGCGCCAAAAACATGACCGGCGGGCGGCTGTACGCCCACAGCCTTGAAAAGCTGCTGCCCGGTTTTGCGGAAGAAGCGCCCGTGGAAAGGGTAGTAACCCGCGAGCGCATTTCCATGCTCAACGAAACCGACGCGGTTACGGTGGAATATGCGGCTCCCCGGTCGCAGGTCGCTGCCTCCCGTTCATATACGGTATTACGCACGTCTTTTGACCAGTGGCTGTGCAGCAAGGCCGAAGAGGCAGGCGCGCAGCTGGTGCCTGGCGTGCGCGTGGACGAACTGCTGGTTCGCGACGGCAAGGTCTGCGGCGTTCGCGCCGGCGACGAAACGCTGGAGGCCCGTGCGGTCATCCTGGCAGACGGCGTCAATTCGCTGCTTGGCACGCAGCTGGGCATGGTCAGGGCCGTCAACACCCACACCTGCGCGGTGGGCGTCAAGGAAGTGCTGGAGTTCACCCCCCAGCAGATGGCCGACCGTTTTGCCTGCACCGGCAACGAGGGCACAGCGTGGCTCTTTGCCGGTATGCCTTCCGGCGGCTACATGGGCGGCGGCTTTTTGTACACCAACGCCTCCAGCGTTTCCCTGGGCGTTGTTTTTGGCCTGCACAACATGGACAAGGTTGGCAAATCCGTACCGCAGATGCTCGAGGACTTTCGCAGTCATCCCGCTGTGGCTCCTCTGCTTGAAGGCGGTAAGCTGGTCGAATACTCGGCCCATGTAGTGCCCGAAGGCGGCTACGCCATGGTGCCCGATCTGGTGCGCGACGGCGTGCTGCTGGCGGGCGATGCTGCGGGCCTGTGCCTTAATGTGGGCTACACGGTGCGCGGCATGGATCTGGCCATCGCTTCGGGCGAGGCTGCAGCGCAGGCCGTCATCGCAGCCAAACAGCACGACGACTTCAGCGCTGCCGGTTTTGGCGGTTACAGGCAGGCCCTGGAAGACAGCTTTGTGCTCAAAGACCTGAAGCTCTACCGCAATCTCCCCCACACCCTTGACAACAACCGTATCTTTTCCGCCTACCCCGATATGGCGGCCGGAATAATGGCGGACATGTTTAACGTCAACGGCCCTTCTGCGCCGTTGCGCAACAAATTGTGGGGACGGGCCAAAAATGTGGGCCTGCTCAACCTGCTGAAAGACGGCATCAACGTCATGAGGTCGCTATGA
- a CDS encoding FAD-binding protein yields the protein MNKAPNAFVICAKPARFADLIPGAASLADTVCAVFVGSAAEAGDVFAQGAGRLCLLPAKSGYIFEDYAPSMAAAIKAAGKSVVLLPNDRRGKAMAAKLGALLKAAVVNDVMGVEEDGSLAHMVYGGLAVGRRQSLSDVTIMTVGGGVFEPAAATGGQGETVELGFVEPAARITLVEVKPKACARVDIAKARRIVSVGRGFARQEDLSLAKSLASAIDAELACSRPIAEGELWMERERYVGVSGAMVKADMYLAVGISGQIQHMVGARDCKTIVAINKDKNAAIFKFADYGIVGDLYKVLPALTKALKN from the coding sequence ATGAACAAGGCACCCAATGCATTTGTGATCTGCGCCAAACCCGCCCGTTTTGCAGACCTTATCCCTGGCGCGGCAAGCCTTGCCGACACGGTTTGCGCCGTGTTTGTCGGCAGCGCCGCAGAGGCGGGAGACGTTTTTGCTCAGGGCGCGGGCCGTCTTTGCCTGCTGCCCGCAAAATCGGGCTATATATTTGAAGATTACGCGCCTTCCATGGCGGCCGCCATCAAGGCGGCGGGCAAGAGCGTTGTGCTGCTGCCCAATGACCGGCGCGGCAAGGCCATGGCCGCCAAGCTTGGCGCACTGCTCAAGGCCGCTGTTGTCAACGACGTCATGGGCGTCGAAGAAGACGGCAGCCTCGCCCACATGGTTTACGGCGGTCTGGCCGTGGGCAGACGGCAGAGCCTGTCGGACGTGACCATCATGACGGTGGGCGGCGGCGTTTTTGAGCCTGCCGCAGCCACCGGCGGCCAGGGCGAAACTGTGGAGCTTGGCTTTGTGGAGCCTGCCGCCCGCATAACTCTTGTTGAAGTAAAACCCAAGGCCTGCGCCCGCGTGGATATCGCCAAGGCCCGCCGCATAGTTTCCGTGGGCCGTGGTTTTGCCCGGCAGGAAGATCTGTCTCTGGCAAAAAGTCTGGCTTCTGCCATAGACGCCGAGCTTGCCTGCTCCCGTCCCATTGCCGAAGGCGAGCTGTGGATGGAGCGCGAGCGTTACGTGGGTGTTTCCGGCGCCATGGTCAAGGCCGACATGTATCTTGCCGTGGGTATCTCCGGGCAGATCCAGCACATGGTGGGCGCGCGCGACTGCAAAACCATCGTTGCCATAAACAAGGACAAAAACGCCGCCATCTTCAAGTTTGCCGACTACGGCATTGTTGGCGACCTGTACAAGGTCCTTCCCGCTCTGACCAAGGCACTGAAAAACTGA
- a CDS encoding AMP-binding protein: protein MDAEGYSQKNTVYTPMADMTLRDCWHASLAANPDKTAVIDAQGMALSYAEVDLLAARIARYLADCGINSLDVVSCQLPGWVEFLPIYVACLKLGAVINPIPPNLRYNELKHILSACNSKVLFVPRRFRKMQYCEMAVRLRKVVDSLRVVIAVDKKGEGSVLPTFRDMVEEDVASPMSRAESDAALRAGRICPDSLAALVFTSGSEGQPKGVMLSHRNIIFAETSFASFFHINAADTMFMPAPVAHATGFHHGVTMPFVMGATSVLLDVFTAASALELIKAHRCTVTMAATPFLYDIVQTIEQGGEYDFSSLRFFLCGGSPPNIPLSQTAGQMGLRVLNVYGSTESVPHMGTPLRPVSDHMDSLALCPMPGIQVRVLDRQGRDVPQGEEGEEVSYSPAVFMGYLHEPELTAKVLQADGWFHSGDLCRRNADGTYSITGRLKDIIVRGGENISSLAVENVLLQHPKVKDAAVVGMPDERLQERICAYVVLHDKADALTCQEVFDFFLTQDIAKQKFPEHLEILDEMPRTASGKVRKTLLRQWIAEKLRSSSVA, encoded by the coding sequence ATGGATGCGGAAGGCTACAGCCAGAAAAATACGGTCTATACGCCCATGGCAGACATGACATTGCGGGATTGCTGGCATGCAAGCCTTGCGGCAAACCCGGACAAAACGGCGGTCATTGATGCGCAGGGAATGGCGCTGAGCTACGCCGAGGTTGATCTGCTGGCCGCGCGCATAGCTCGGTATCTGGCTGACTGCGGCATCAATTCGCTGGATGTTGTTTCCTGCCAGCTGCCCGGCTGGGTCGAATTTTTACCCATCTATGTAGCCTGCCTCAAGCTTGGGGCGGTTATCAATCCCATTCCGCCCAACCTGCGCTACAATGAACTGAAGCACATTCTGTCTGCCTGCAATTCCAAGGTGCTGTTTGTGCCGCGCAGATTCCGCAAAATGCAGTATTGCGAAATGGCTGTGCGGTTGCGCAAGGTGGTTGACTCGCTGCGGGTGGTCATAGCCGTGGACAAAAAAGGCGAGGGGTCTGTTTTGCCCACCTTCAGGGACATGGTGGAAGAAGACGTGGCCTCGCCCATGTCGCGGGCGGAATCGGACGCGGCGTTGCGCGCCGGGCGGATATGCCCTGACAGCCTCGCGGCCCTGGTGTTCACCTCCGGCTCGGAGGGCCAGCCCAAGGGGGTAATGCTCTCGCACCGCAATATTATTTTTGCCGAAACAAGTTTTGCCTCCTTTTTCCACATCAACGCGGCAGACACCATGTTTATGCCCGCCCCGGTGGCCCACGCCACGGGCTTTCACCACGGGGTCACCATGCCGTTTGTCATGGGGGCGACATCGGTTCTGCTTGATGTGTTTACCGCTGCCAGCGCCCTTGAGCTCATAAAGGCGCACCGGTGTACCGTCACCATGGCCGCCACGCCTTTTCTTTACGACATTGTGCAGACCATAGAACAGGGTGGAGAGTACGACTTTTCATCCCTGCGCTTTTTTCTCTGCGGCGGCAGCCCGCCAAATATCCCCCTCAGCCAGACTGCCGGGCAAATGGGCCTGCGCGTGCTCAATGTTTACGGCTCGACGGAAAGCGTGCCGCATATGGGTACGCCCTTGAGGCCTGTTTCTGACCATATGGACAGTCTGGCGCTTTGCCCTATGCCCGGCATCCAGGTGCGCGTGCTGGACAGGCAGGGCAGGGATGTGCCGCAAGGCGAGGAGGGCGAGGAGGTTTCGTACAGCCCCGCCGTCTTTATGGGCTACCTGCATGAGCCGGAGCTGACCGCAAAGGTGCTGCAGGCCGACGGCTGGTTTCACAGCGGCGACCTGTGCCGCCGCAATGCCGATGGAACCTATTCCATCACTGGGCGGCTCAAGGACATTATCGTGCGCGGCGGCGAAAATATCAGCAGCCTTGCCGTGGAAAACGTGCTGCTGCAACACCCCAAGGTCAAGGATGCCGCCGTAGTGGGCATGCCCGACGAGCGCCTGCAGGAGCGCATTTGCGCCTATGTGGTGCTGCACGACAAGGCGGACGCGCTGACCTGTCAGGAAGTTTTTGATTTTTTTCTTACCCAGGACATCGCAAAACAGAAATTTCCGGAGCATCTGGAAATTCTGGATGAAATGCCCCGCACCGCATCAGGCAAGGTACGTAAGACGTTGTTGCGCCAGTGGATAGCTGAAAAACTGCGCAGCAGTTCTGTGGCCTAG
- the fixA gene encoding putative electron transfer flavoprotein FixA — protein sequence MKIIVCCKIVPEEQDIVVNADRSVDTGKAALKISQYDLNAIEAAMCLAGEGDEVVALSAGPAKNLSNSKICKDILSRGPARLELVSDDSLAGALPDVTAQILAAAIQKIGFDLVLCGEGSGDLYAQQVGILLGEKLGAANINVVQSIAREQGALLVERALEDETEVLRIPLPAVLSLTSDINVPKIPTMKAILAAGKKPANAVSCEDLGADLHGVASMLSVLAPEQADRLHNVVEGDSEEQVAAFVENVRKALQR from the coding sequence ATGAAAATTATCGTTTGCTGCAAAATTGTGCCTGAGGAACAGGATATCGTCGTCAACGCCGACAGGTCCGTGGACACGGGAAAGGCCGCGCTCAAGATCAGCCAGTACGATCTTAATGCCATCGAAGCCGCCATGTGCCTGGCAGGCGAGGGCGACGAAGTTGTGGCCCTGAGCGCCGGGCCTGCAAAAAATCTTTCCAATTCAAAAATCTGCAAGGACATCCTTTCGCGCGGTCCGGCGCGTCTGGAGCTGGTGTCTGATGACAGCCTGGCCGGAGCCCTGCCCGATGTAACCGCCCAGATTCTGGCCGCCGCCATCCAGAAAATCGGTTTTGACCTTGTGCTGTGCGGCGAAGGCTCCGGCGATCTGTACGCCCAGCAGGTGGGCATTCTGCTGGGTGAAAAGCTGGGCGCGGCCAATATCAACGTTGTGCAGTCCATCGCCCGCGAGCAGGGCGCGCTGCTGGTCGAGCGCGCCCTTGAGGACGAAACCGAAGTGCTGCGCATACCTCTGCCCGCCGTGCTCAGCCTCACCAGCGACATCAATGTACCCAAAATCCCCACCATGAAGGCAATTCTGGCCGCCGGCAAAAAGCCCGCCAACGCAGTCTCGTGCGAGGATCTCGGCGCCGATCTGCATGGTGTGGCCAGCATGCTGTCTGTGCTTGCGCCCGAACAGGCCGACCGCCTGCACAACGTTGTTGAAGGCGATTCGGAAGAGCAGGTTGCCGCATTTGTGGAAAATGTGCGCAAGGCCCTGCAACGCTAA
- a CDS encoding 4Fe-4S dicluster domain-containing protein, which translates to MSTVNVDMKLGVDKFFVDEGNAHITLVDNPDPREFAKLEKACPAGLYKRDDNGGFHFDYAGCLECGTCRIVAGNTVLSKWEYPQGTMGVEFRYG; encoded by the coding sequence ATGAGCACAGTCAATGTCGATATGAAGCTGGGCGTGGACAAGTTTTTTGTGGATGAGGGCAATGCCCACATCACTCTTGTGGACAACCCCGACCCCAGGGAGTTTGCCAAGCTCGAAAAAGCCTGTCCGGCGGGCCTGTACAAACGCGACGACAACGGCGGTTTTCATTTTGACTACGCTGGCTGCCTTGAGTGCGGCACCTGCCGCATAGTGGCTGGCAACACGGTGCTTTCCAAGTGGGAATACCCGCAAGGAACCATGGGGGTCGAGTTTCGCTACGGCTAG